Proteins encoded in a region of the Polyodon spathula isolate WHYD16114869_AA chromosome 9, ASM1765450v1, whole genome shotgun sequence genome:
- the LOC121320703 gene encoding four and a half LIM domains protein 2-like isoform X1, which yields MHPISFGLQSINQGWWINLRSERSFPGVRMTERYDCHYCKESLFGKKYVLREDNPYCVKCYESLYSNACEECKKPIGCNSKDLSYKDRHWHEDCFHCFQCKRSLVDKPFSAKEEQLLCTECYSNEYSSKCHECKKTVMPGTRKMEHKGNSWHETCFICQRCQQPIGTKSFIPKDNQNYCVPCYEKQFAMQCVQCKKPITTGGVTYRDQPWHKDCFLCTGCKNQLSGQRFTSRDEFPYCLNCFCNLYAKKCAGCTNPISGIGGSKYISFEERQWHNDCFNCKKCSVSLVGRGFLTERDDVLCPECGKDI from the exons ATGCACCCAATTTCTTTTGGACTTCAATCTATAAATCAAGGTTGGTGGATCAATTTGAGAA GTGAGAGAAGCTTCCCAGGTGTCAGGATGACTGAGAGGTATGACTGCCACTACTGCAAGGAGTCCCTGTTTGGGAAGAAGTATGTCCTTCGGGAGGATAATCCGTACTGTGTCAAGTGCTATGAGAGCCTGTACTCCAATGCCTGTGAGGAATGCAAGAAACCCATTGGCTGCAACAGCAAA GACCTGTCCTACAAAGACCGCCACTGGCATGAAGACTGCTTCCATTGTTTCCAGTGTAAGCGCTCACTGGTAGACAAGCCCTTCTCTGCCAAGGAGGAGCAGCTGCTCTGCACTGAGTGCTATTCCAATGAGTACTCCTCCAAATGCCATGAGTGCAAGAAGACTGTTATGCCAG GCACTCGTAAGATGGAGCACAAAGGCAATAGCTGGCATGAGACCTGTTTCATCTGCCAGCGCTGCCAGCAGCCCATTGGAACCAAAAGCTTTATTCCCAAGGACAATCAGAACTACTGTGTGCCATGCTATGAGAAGCAGTTTGCCATGCAATGTGTGCAGTGCAAGAAG CCCATTACCACAGGAGGAGTGACTTACCGTGATCAGCCCTGGCACAAGGATTGCTTTCTGTGCACAGGATGCAAGAATCAGTTGTCTGGACAGCGCTTCACTTCTCGAGACGAGTTCCCTTATTGCCTCAACTGCTTCTGCAACCTCTATGCCAAGAAATGTGCAGGATGCACTAATCCAATCAGTG GAATTGGAGGAAGCAAGTACATCTCCTTTGAAGAGCGTCAGTGGCACAATGACTGCTTCAACTGCAAGAAATGTTCCGTCTCCTTGGTGGGGCGAGGCTTCCTTACAGAGAGAGATGACGTCCTTTGCCCTGAATGTGGCAAGGATATCTAA
- the LOC121320703 gene encoding four and a half LIM domains protein 2-like isoform X2, with translation MTERYDCHYCKESLFGKKYVLREDNPYCVKCYESLYSNACEECKKPIGCNSKDLSYKDRHWHEDCFHCFQCKRSLVDKPFSAKEEQLLCTECYSNEYSSKCHECKKTVMPGTRKMEHKGNSWHETCFICQRCQQPIGTKSFIPKDNQNYCVPCYEKQFAMQCVQCKKPITTGGVTYRDQPWHKDCFLCTGCKNQLSGQRFTSRDEFPYCLNCFCNLYAKKCAGCTNPISGIGGSKYISFEERQWHNDCFNCKKCSVSLVGRGFLTERDDVLCPECGKDI, from the exons ATGACTGAGAGGTATGACTGCCACTACTGCAAGGAGTCCCTGTTTGGGAAGAAGTATGTCCTTCGGGAGGATAATCCGTACTGTGTCAAGTGCTATGAGAGCCTGTACTCCAATGCCTGTGAGGAATGCAAGAAACCCATTGGCTGCAACAGCAAA GACCTGTCCTACAAAGACCGCCACTGGCATGAAGACTGCTTCCATTGTTTCCAGTGTAAGCGCTCACTGGTAGACAAGCCCTTCTCTGCCAAGGAGGAGCAGCTGCTCTGCACTGAGTGCTATTCCAATGAGTACTCCTCCAAATGCCATGAGTGCAAGAAGACTGTTATGCCAG GCACTCGTAAGATGGAGCACAAAGGCAATAGCTGGCATGAGACCTGTTTCATCTGCCAGCGCTGCCAGCAGCCCATTGGAACCAAAAGCTTTATTCCCAAGGACAATCAGAACTACTGTGTGCCATGCTATGAGAAGCAGTTTGCCATGCAATGTGTGCAGTGCAAGAAG CCCATTACCACAGGAGGAGTGACTTACCGTGATCAGCCCTGGCACAAGGATTGCTTTCTGTGCACAGGATGCAAGAATCAGTTGTCTGGACAGCGCTTCACTTCTCGAGACGAGTTCCCTTATTGCCTCAACTGCTTCTGCAACCTCTATGCCAAGAAATGTGCAGGATGCACTAATCCAATCAGTG GAATTGGAGGAAGCAAGTACATCTCCTTTGAAGAGCGTCAGTGGCACAATGACTGCTTCAACTGCAAGAAATGTTCCGTCTCCTTGGTGGGGCGAGGCTTCCTTACAGAGAGAGATGACGTCCTTTGCCCTGAATGTGGCAAGGATATCTAA